From one Conyzicola nivalis genomic stretch:
- a CDS encoding ATP-binding cassette domain-containing protein: protein MSTVTTAEQPAGTHGFDSHDVIRVQGARENNLKDISVEIPKRRLTVFTGVSGSGKSSLVFSTIAAESQRMINETYSSFVQGFMPSLARPDVDVLEGITTAIIVDQERMGANSRSTVGTATDANAMLRILFSRLGEPHIGSPQAFSFNVASISGAGAVTIERAGETTKERRSFSITGGMCPRCEGMGTVNDIDLSQLYDDSKSLNGGALTIPGYTADGWGVRIYSGSGFVDGDKPIRDYSEKELHDFLYKEPTKIKLGDMNMTYEGLIPRVQKSFLSKDREAMQPHIRAFVDRAVTFTACPDCGGTRLNEGARSSRINGLNIAEACAMQISDLAEWVRALNEPSVAPLLKNLQHIFDSFSEIGLGYLSLDRPSGTLSGGEAQRTKMIRHLGSSLTDVTYVFDEPTIGLHPHDIQRMNSLLLQLRDKGNTVLVVEHKPETIAIADHVVDLGPRAGAHGGQVMFEGTVEGLRASDTLTGRHLDDRATVKPSVRGATGVMQVRGASEHNLRDVDVDIPLGVLTVVTGVAGSGKSSLIHGSVATRDEVVSIDQGAIKGSRRSNPATYTGMLEPIRKAFAKANGVKPALFSANSEGACPNCNGAGVIYTDLGVMASVSTTCEVCEGKRFDAAVLDYHLGGLDISEVLGMPVAEALEFFAAGEARIPAVHAILARLADVGLGYISLGQPLTTLSGGERQRLKLASHLGEKGGVYVLDEPTTGLHLADVENLLGLLDRLVDSGKTVIVIEHHQAVMAHADWIIDLGPGAGHDGGLIVFEGTPAELVAGRSTLTGEHLASYVGA, encoded by the coding sequence ATGAGCACGGTCACGACCGCTGAACAGCCGGCTGGCACACACGGCTTCGACAGTCACGATGTGATCAGGGTGCAGGGTGCCCGCGAGAACAATCTCAAAGACATCAGCGTCGAGATCCCGAAACGCAGGCTTACCGTCTTTACCGGCGTCTCGGGCTCCGGGAAGAGTTCGCTCGTCTTCAGCACCATCGCGGCCGAATCGCAGCGCATGATCAACGAGACGTACAGCTCGTTCGTCCAGGGCTTTATGCCGTCGCTCGCGCGGCCCGACGTCGACGTGCTCGAGGGCATCACCACCGCCATCATCGTCGACCAGGAGCGCATGGGTGCCAACTCGCGGTCGACCGTCGGCACAGCCACCGACGCGAACGCGATGCTGCGCATCCTGTTCAGCCGGCTCGGCGAGCCACACATCGGATCGCCCCAGGCCTTCTCGTTCAACGTCGCGTCGATCTCGGGCGCCGGCGCGGTCACGATCGAGCGCGCCGGCGAGACGACCAAGGAGCGGCGCAGTTTCAGCATCACGGGCGGCATGTGCCCGCGCTGCGAGGGAATGGGCACCGTTAACGACATCGACCTGTCGCAGCTCTACGACGACAGCAAGTCGCTCAACGGGGGAGCCCTCACCATCCCCGGCTACACCGCCGACGGCTGGGGAGTGCGCATCTACTCGGGCTCGGGCTTCGTCGACGGCGACAAACCGATCCGCGACTACTCCGAGAAGGAGCTGCACGACTTTCTCTACAAAGAGCCGACCAAGATCAAGCTCGGCGACATGAACATGACCTACGAGGGGCTCATCCCCAGGGTGCAGAAGTCGTTCCTGTCGAAAGACCGCGAGGCGATGCAGCCGCACATCCGGGCGTTCGTCGACCGCGCGGTCACCTTCACGGCCTGCCCCGACTGCGGGGGCACCCGGCTCAACGAGGGCGCCCGCTCGTCGCGCATCAACGGGCTCAACATCGCTGAGGCCTGCGCGATGCAGATCAGCGACCTCGCCGAGTGGGTGCGCGCATTGAACGAGCCGTCGGTGGCGCCGCTGCTGAAGAACCTGCAGCACATCTTCGACTCGTTCAGCGAGATCGGTCTGGGGTACCTGTCGCTCGACCGCCCATCGGGCACGCTGTCCGGGGGAGAGGCCCAGCGCACCAAGATGATCCGTCACCTCGGGTCGTCGCTCACCGACGTGACCTACGTGTTCGACGAGCCGACGATCGGCCTGCACCCGCACGACATCCAGCGCATGAACTCGCTGCTGCTGCAGCTGCGCGACAAGGGCAACACCGTGCTCGTGGTGGAGCACAAGCCCGAGACCATCGCGATCGCCGACCACGTGGTCGACCTCGGACCACGGGCGGGCGCCCACGGCGGCCAGGTCATGTTCGAGGGCACCGTCGAGGGGCTTCGCGCGAGCGACACCCTCACCGGGCGGCACCTCGACGACCGCGCGACGGTGAAACCGTCGGTGCGCGGGGCCACCGGCGTTATGCAGGTCCGCGGTGCATCCGAACACAACCTCCGCGACGTCGACGTCGACATCCCGCTCGGAGTGCTGACCGTCGTCACGGGCGTCGCGGGATCGGGCAAGAGCTCGCTCATCCACGGCTCGGTGGCGACGCGCGACGAGGTCGTGTCGATCGACCAGGGCGCCATCAAGGGCTCGCGGCGCAGCAACCCGGCGACGTACACGGGTATGCTCGAACCGATCCGCAAGGCGTTCGCGAAGGCCAACGGCGTGAAGCCGGCGCTGTTCAGCGCGAACTCCGAGGGCGCCTGCCCAAACTGCAACGGAGCCGGCGTCATCTACACCGACCTCGGGGTGATGGCGAGCGTCTCGACCACGTGCGAGGTGTGCGAGGGCAAGCGCTTCGACGCTGCGGTGCTCGACTACCACCTGGGCGGCCTCGACATCAGCGAGGTGCTGGGCATGCCGGTCGCCGAGGCGCTCGAGTTCTTCGCGGCCGGGGAGGCGCGCATCCCCGCGGTGCACGCCATCCTGGCCAGGCTCGCCGACGTCGGGCTCGGCTATATCAGCCTCGGGCAGCCGCTCACCACCCTCTCCGGTGGCGAGCGACAAAGGCTCAAGTTAGCGAGCCATCTGGGGGAGAAGGGTGGCGTCTACGTACTCGACGAGCCGACCACCGGTCTGCACCTGGCCGACGTCGAGAACCTGCTCGGGCTGCTCGACCGGCTGGTCGACTCGGGCAAGACGGTCATCGTCATCGAGCACCACCAGGCCGTGATGGCTCACGCCGACTGGATCATCGACCTCGGGCCGGGCGCCGGGCACGACGGCGGGCTCATCGTCTTCGAGGGAACGCCCGCCGAGCTGGTGGCCGGGCGGTCGACGCTGACGGGCGAGCACCTGGCGTCGTACGTTGGCGCGTAG
- a CDS encoding heme-degrading domain-containing protein, with translation MTEDFAAQIAEIEEQEARLQFTRFTHEDALALGLILVRLGTERSLGITVDITKGEQQVFHVSLAGTTADNDDWVARKTRTVKRYAASSFLIGRRHKAAGKDFNEASGLPLALFAAHGGCFPIVIRDAGLIGTVTVSGLAQADDHALVVEALEEFLGE, from the coding sequence ATGACCGAAGACTTCGCCGCCCAGATCGCCGAGATCGAGGAGCAGGAGGCCCGCCTCCAGTTCACGCGCTTCACCCACGAGGACGCCCTGGCGCTCGGCCTGATCCTCGTGCGTCTCGGCACCGAGCGCTCGCTCGGCATCACCGTCGACATCACCAAGGGCGAGCAGCAGGTGTTCCACGTGTCGCTGGCCGGCACCACCGCCGACAACGACGACTGGGTGGCGCGCAAGACCCGCACGGTCAAGCGTTACGCCGCCAGTTCGTTTCTCATCGGCCGCCGTCACAAAGCCGCGGGCAAAGACTTCAACGAGGCATCCGGCCTGCCCCTCGCTCTCTTCGCGGCGCACGGCGGCTGCTTCCCGATCGTCATCCGCGACGCGGGACTGATCGGCACCGTCACCGTGTCCGGCCTCGCGCAGGCCGACGACCACGCCCTCGTCGTGGAGGCCCTCGAAGAGTTTCTGGGGGAGTGA
- a CDS encoding NUDIX hydrolase — MPNLHHHRLTSRVVLFDREGRVLLFFTLAPDTSGMSRWLTPGGGVDPGENHSDAAYRELFEETGLTGVDLGEPVFEHDFDVAWDSADHDTGHAVFYTAVVDNFEPSHDNWTEDEKVEVFEHRWFSLAELEALTDSYEPANLVELVRTNLPDHS, encoded by the coding sequence TTGCCTAACCTGCACCACCACCGGCTCACCTCGCGCGTCGTACTCTTCGACCGCGAGGGCCGGGTGCTGCTGTTCTTCACGCTGGCACCCGACACGAGCGGAATGTCCCGCTGGCTCACGCCCGGCGGGGGAGTGGACCCGGGGGAGAACCATTCGGATGCCGCGTACCGCGAGCTGTTCGAAGAGACCGGTCTCACCGGCGTCGACCTGGGCGAACCCGTCTTCGAGCACGACTTCGATGTCGCGTGGGACAGCGCCGACCACGACACCGGCCACGCCGTGTTCTACACCGCCGTCGTCGACAACTTCGAACCGTCGCACGACAACTGGACCGAAGACGAGAAGGTCGAGGTCTTCGAGCACCGCTGGTTCAGCCTCGCCGAGCTCGAAGCGCTCACCGACAGCTACGAACCGGCCAACCTGGTCGAACTCGTCCGCACGAACCTGCCTGACCACTCATAG
- a CDS encoding SDR family oxidoreductase, which yields MSNPVQPGSLTGKRALVTGSSRGIGADTVSYLAEGGARVVVNYRNKEARALKLVAAIEAKGGSAIAVGADLTDESSVTELFDTIAAEFGGLDILVMNASGGMESGMAEDYAMQLNRDAQVKLLTAALPLLAPGARVVFVTSHQAHFIHTAETMPEYLQVALSKRAGEDALRAMVPELTQKGIEFVVVSGDMIEGTITATLLERANPGAIGQRKEAAGRLYNVSEFAAEVAAAAVEPVPEDNTRYVGDVSGFLA from the coding sequence GTGAGCAACCCTGTACAGCCCGGATCCCTGACCGGCAAACGCGCCCTTGTAACCGGATCGTCGAGAGGCATCGGCGCAGACACCGTTTCCTACCTCGCGGAGGGCGGCGCACGCGTCGTCGTGAACTACCGCAACAAGGAGGCACGCGCGCTCAAGCTCGTCGCCGCCATCGAGGCGAAGGGCGGGTCGGCGATCGCCGTCGGTGCAGACCTCACCGACGAGTCATCCGTCACAGAACTCTTCGACACCATCGCGGCAGAATTCGGCGGCCTCGACATCCTGGTGATGAACGCCTCGGGCGGCATGGAGAGCGGCATGGCCGAGGACTACGCCATGCAGCTCAACCGCGACGCCCAGGTGAAGCTGCTCACCGCCGCGCTGCCGCTGCTCGCGCCCGGCGCACGCGTCGTGTTCGTCACGAGCCACCAGGCGCACTTCATCCACACCGCCGAGACCATGCCGGAGTACCTGCAGGTCGCGTTGAGCAAGCGCGCCGGCGAAGACGCCCTGCGCGCCATGGTCCCGGAGCTGACGCAGAAGGGCATCGAGTTCGTCGTCGTCTCCGGCGACATGATCGAGGGAACGATCACCGCCACGCTGCTCGAACGCGCCAACCCCGGTGCGATCGGCCAGCGCAAGGAAGCGGCCGGACGCCTCTACAACGTGAGCGAGTTCGCCGCCGAGGTCGCCGCGGCCGCTGTCGAGCCCGTTCCCGAGGACAACACGCGCTACGTCGGCGACGTGAGCGGCTTCCTTGCCTAA
- a CDS encoding NfeD family protein: protein MLLDFLIDYAWVVWVCLILIFLVIEVFTLDFTFLMLAVGSVAGLAVSFTPIDFWLQIVIAALVAVLLIFAVRPSLIRRLHRGDDPTLSNVDALLGQPATVTADFVGANGYVKLLNGETWTARLTPTSSSHPLEIGDRVVVVSIDGATAVVAPAERTAP from the coding sequence ATGCTGCTGGATTTCCTGATCGATTACGCGTGGGTCGTGTGGGTGTGTCTCATCCTGATCTTCCTCGTCATCGAGGTGTTCACGCTCGACTTCACCTTCCTGATGCTCGCGGTCGGCAGCGTCGCCGGACTCGCCGTGAGCTTCACGCCCATCGACTTCTGGCTGCAGATCGTGATCGCCGCGCTCGTCGCGGTTCTGCTGATCTTCGCCGTCCGCCCGTCGCTCATCCGCCGCCTGCACCGCGGCGACGATCCGACGCTCAGCAACGTCGACGCGCTGCTCGGCCAGCCCGCGACGGTGACGGCCGACTTCGTCGGGGCCAACGGCTACGTCAAGCTCTTGAACGGCGAGACCTGGACGGCACGGCTCACGCCGACCTCGTCGTCGCACCCGCTCGAAATCGGCGACCGCGTGGTCGTCGTCTCTATAGACGGGGCGACCGCAGTGGTCGCGCCCGCTGAAAGGACAGCACCGTGA
- a CDS encoding SPFH domain-containing protein, with the protein MVLVIFLVVIVVFVIVVLFRSIRIIPQANAGVVERLGKYRKTLMPGLNILVPFIDRVRPLIDMREQVVSFPPQPVITEDNLVVSIDTVVFFQVTDARAATYEIANYLGAVEQLTTTTLRNVVGSLNLEEALTSRDTINGKLRVVLDESTGKWGVRVGRVELKAIDPPVSIQDSMEKQMRAERDRRAQILTAEGTKQAAILQAEGSRQASILEAEGEAQAAVLRANGEAQAIETVFGAIHAGDPDPKLLAYQYLQMLPKIAEQPSNKLWIIPTELTEALKGITSGFMTGRGPTPPTPPTV; encoded by the coding sequence ATCGTTCTCGTGATCTTCCTGGTCGTCATCGTGGTCTTCGTGATCGTGGTGCTCTTCCGGTCCATCCGCATCATCCCGCAGGCGAACGCCGGCGTCGTCGAGCGGCTGGGTAAGTACCGCAAGACCCTGATGCCCGGACTCAACATCCTTGTTCCGTTCATCGACCGGGTGCGACCGCTCATCGACATGCGCGAGCAGGTCGTCTCGTTCCCGCCGCAGCCCGTGATCACCGAAGACAACCTCGTGGTCTCGATCGACACCGTCGTGTTCTTCCAGGTCACCGACGCCCGCGCCGCGACCTACGAGATCGCCAACTACCTGGGGGCCGTCGAACAGCTCACCACCACGACCCTGCGCAACGTGGTCGGCAGCCTGAACCTCGAGGAAGCGCTCACGAGCCGCGACACCATCAACGGCAAGCTGCGTGTGGTGCTCGACGAGTCGACCGGCAAGTGGGGCGTTCGCGTCGGCCGCGTCGAGCTCAAGGCGATCGACCCGCCCGTTTCCATCCAGGACTCGATGGAGAAGCAGATGCGCGCCGAGCGTGACCGTCGCGCGCAGATCCTCACCGCCGAGGGCACCAAGCAGGCCGCGATCCTGCAGGCAGAGGGCTCGCGCCAGGCGTCGATCCTCGAGGCCGAGGGCGAGGCCCAGGCCGCCGTCCTCCGCGCCAACGGTGAGGCCCAGGCCATCGAGACGGTGTTCGGGGCGATCCACGCCGGCGACCCCGACCCGAAGCTGCTCGCCTACCAGTACCTGCAGATGCTGCCGAAGATCGCCGAGCAGCCGTCGAACAAGCTCTGGATCATCCCGACCGAGCTGACCGAGGCGCTCAAGGGAATCACGTCCGGCTTCATGACCGGCCGCGGCCCGACGCCGCCGACGCCGCCCACGGTCTAG
- a CDS encoding glycerophosphodiester phosphodiesterase family protein: MLAHRGLALEAPENTLLAFVAAIGIGATHIETDVHASRDGVAVVSHDPELDRVAGIPGRVDGMTMAGLRGIDLGHGQSFCSLAEALDAFPETRFNIDLKSAAAVAPTVAAILDAKAVDRVLVTSFSEKRRRAAVRQLPGVATSASSLLFAAAFAAGRLHAAPLLRRVLRGIDAVQIPEQHAGVRIVTDRMIRLLHSAKVEVHVWTVNDAPAMHRLLDLGVDGIVTDRADIALGVLTTRAQ; encoded by the coding sequence GTGCTCGCCCACAGGGGCCTCGCGCTCGAGGCTCCCGAGAACACCCTGCTCGCCTTCGTGGCGGCGATCGGCATCGGCGCGACGCACATCGAGACCGACGTGCACGCGTCGAGAGACGGTGTCGCGGTCGTCAGCCACGACCCCGAACTGGACCGGGTCGCCGGCATCCCCGGCCGCGTCGACGGCATGACCATGGCCGGGCTGCGCGGGATCGACCTCGGTCACGGCCAGTCGTTCTGCTCGCTCGCCGAGGCGCTCGACGCCTTCCCCGAGACGCGCTTCAACATCGACCTGAAGAGCGCCGCCGCGGTGGCGCCCACGGTCGCCGCCATCCTCGACGCGAAGGCCGTCGACCGGGTGCTGGTCACGTCCTTCAGTGAGAAGCGGCGCCGCGCCGCCGTGCGCCAATTGCCGGGCGTCGCGACATCCGCATCATCTCTCCTGTTCGCGGCGGCCTTCGCGGCCGGCCGTCTGCACGCCGCTCCCCTGCTGCGCCGTGTCCTGCGCGGCATCGACGCGGTGCAGATACCCGAACAACACGCCGGGGTCCGGATAGTGACCGATCGGATGATTCGGCTGCTGCACTCCGCTAAGGTCGAGGTGCACGTCTGGACCGTCAACGACGCTCCGGCTATGCACCGGCTCCTCGATCTCGGGGTAGACGGCATCGTCACGGATCGCGCCGACATCGCACTCGGCGTCCTGACCACTCGCGCGCAGTAG
- a CDS encoding RNA polymerase-binding protein RbpA, whose amino-acid sequence MADRSLRGMRLGTQSLQSEVGVEFSPRKKSVYRTADGETFEMVFAADAEVPGVWESAKSGMEGVLLDDEGVAVISEAVETKIPRSHWDMLLERRTRPELEELLQERLDFLRARRGQQKIGA is encoded by the coding sequence ATGGCAGACCGTAGTTTGCGCGGCATGAGGCTCGGAACCCAGAGCCTGCAGAGCGAAGTAGGCGTTGAGTTCTCGCCGCGAAAGAAGAGCGTTTACCGCACTGCCGACGGGGAGACCTTCGAAATGGTGTTCGCCGCAGATGCCGAGGTTCCCGGGGTATGGGAGTCGGCGAAGAGCGGCATGGAGGGCGTACTGCTCGACGACGAGGGCGTAGCCGTCATCTCGGAGGCCGTGGAGACGAAGATTCCCCGCAGCCACTGGGACATGCTCCTCGAGCGTCGCACCCGCCCCGAACTCGAGGAGCTTCTCCAGGAGCGCCTCGACTTCCTCCGCGCACGTCGCGGACAGCAGAAGATCGGCGCCTAG
- the lnt gene encoding apolipoprotein N-acyltransferase: MHPPARRALPLWAALLVALAAGPILDAGFPDRGWWPATFVGIGLVLAAAIGRSGWGSFLVGFVASMSFYLIHIEWASLFLGLVPMVALSTLESLFFAVGTVGITLAYRWVPRVWRGTWARLLFLPLVVAGLWTAREAIASVWPYGGFAWGRVALSQSESPFAALFGWVGVSGVSFVMVYLVAVVVECLRLRTADRLVRATVAVGLAAVILAVPAFPVLTDGTMRVAAVQGNGKAGYFDERQSGDLLDAQVDATLPVIEENDESDEKVDVVVWPEGGSDSSPLDDAYTAKVFDYVSREMDAPFVSWAVTTRAGDDGAPDTYYNTSMLWQAGRGQLDYYDKKHPVPFGEYVPDRAFWRPFAPDLIDLVGREYTPGTTDTVFDIDGVIAAVNICFDIVDDQILTDSVEEGARIIFAQSNTADFGRSDESVQQLAIARVRAIELGRSVVNVSTVGTSAIIAPDGSTIDQLPTFTAAAMVDDVPLSSVTTPAVLLGRQVEWLVSGIGMLGVVLAGLLLRGPRKRA; the protein is encoded by the coding sequence GTGCATCCACCAGCCCGTCGCGCGCTACCCCTGTGGGCGGCGCTCCTCGTAGCGCTCGCGGCCGGTCCGATCCTCGACGCGGGCTTCCCCGACCGGGGCTGGTGGCCCGCCACCTTCGTCGGTATCGGGCTCGTGCTCGCCGCCGCCATCGGCCGCAGCGGATGGGGGAGCTTCCTCGTCGGCTTCGTGGCCAGCATGTCGTTCTACCTCATCCACATCGAATGGGCCTCGCTCTTCCTCGGCCTGGTGCCCATGGTCGCGCTGTCCACCCTCGAGTCCCTGTTTTTCGCGGTGGGCACGGTCGGCATCACGCTGGCCTACCGCTGGGTCCCTCGCGTCTGGCGCGGCACGTGGGCCCGCCTGCTCTTCCTCCCGCTCGTCGTCGCCGGCCTGTGGACCGCGCGGGAGGCCATCGCCAGTGTGTGGCCGTACGGCGGATTCGCCTGGGGACGCGTCGCCCTTTCCCAGTCGGAGAGCCCGTTCGCCGCGCTCTTCGGCTGGGTGGGTGTCTCCGGCGTCAGCTTCGTGATGGTGTACCTCGTAGCCGTGGTCGTGGAGTGCCTGCGCCTGCGCACTGCCGACCGGCTCGTGCGGGCCACCGTCGCTGTGGGGCTGGCCGCCGTCATCCTCGCCGTCCCGGCCTTCCCCGTGCTGACCGACGGCACCATGCGCGTCGCGGCCGTGCAGGGCAACGGCAAGGCCGGCTACTTCGACGAGCGGCAGTCGGGCGACCTGCTCGACGCCCAGGTCGACGCCACCCTGCCCGTCATCGAAGAGAACGACGAGAGCGACGAGAAGGTCGACGTGGTCGTCTGGCCGGAGGGCGGCTCCGACTCCAGCCCGCTCGACGACGCCTACACGGCGAAGGTCTTCGACTACGTCAGCCGCGAGATGGATGCGCCCTTCGTTTCCTGGGCCGTCACCACCCGCGCGGGAGACGACGGTGCCCCCGACACCTACTACAACACCTCGATGCTCTGGCAGGCCGGCAGGGGACAGCTCGACTACTACGACAAGAAGCACCCGGTGCCGTTCGGCGAGTACGTGCCCGACCGCGCGTTCTGGCGTCCGTTCGCCCCCGACCTCATCGACCTCGTCGGCCGCGAGTACACGCCGGGCACGACCGACACGGTGTTCGACATCGACGGGGTGATCGCCGCCGTGAACATCTGCTTCGATATCGTCGACGACCAGATCCTCACCGACTCGGTCGAAGAGGGTGCCCGCATCATCTTCGCCCAGTCGAACACGGCCGACTTCGGCCGCAGCGACGAGAGCGTGCAGCAGCTCGCCATCGCCCGGGTGCGCGCGATCGAGCTGGGGCGCAGCGTCGTCAACGTCTCGACCGTCGGCACGAGCGCGATCATCGCGCCCGACGGTTCGACGATCGACCAGCTGCCGACGTTTACCGCCGCGGCCATGGTCGACGACGTGCCGCTCTCGAGCGTCACCACGCCCGCCGTGCTGCTGGGCCGCCAGGTCGAGTGGCTCGTCAGCGGCATCGGCATGCTCGGAGTCGTGCTCGCCGGCCTACTCCTGCGGGGCCCTCGCAAGCGCGCTTAA
- a CDS encoding DEAD/DEAH box helicase, protein MTTELSPSERFAQAKAKKSLPILDAFADKLPIALDPFQREACALVEQGKSVLVAAPTGAGKTIIAEFAIFKAMQESRAKVFYTAPMKALSNQKFQELVAEYGAESVGLLTGDTNVNSQARIVVMTTEVLRNMLYASSDLLTNLSYVVMDEVHFLADKFRGAVWEEVIIHLPRSVRMVSLSATVSNAEEFGDWLQAVRGDTEVIVSEERPVPLEQHVLVRGKLLDLFDAAGGPNEARSRMPAAVSTTIAEPVAIAPTVAYGDRPARNRGTKQHPAALPGLTTTRVNPELVRLSHGGPRTPAGRGGFDGGGKRHEGRGGKQNRGGNGGNGNGFGGSGGGARTDRTALVELLDSRNLLPAIFFVFSRVGCDAAVQQVLRAGVRLTQKHERDEIRAIVEERCRTLLDEDLGVLGYFEWLDGLERGVAAHHAGMLPAFKEVVEELFRKKLVKVVFATETLALGINMPARTVVLEKLEKFNGEARVPITSGEFTQLTGRAGRRGIDVEGHSVIQWADGLDPQAVASLASRRTYPLNSSFKPTYNMAVNLIDQFGRQRTREILESSFAQFQADRAVVDLAQKVRSQQESLAGYQKSMTCHLGDFAEYSTIRRELSDLEKKGAGRSDYSSRGEREKRQNQLNSLRKRLKLHPCHLCPDRENHARWAERYWKLKKQTDQITAEIRTRTGAVAKVFDRVTDVLTILGYLESDANGRVVLAPAGRMLRRIYGERDLLVAESLRLGLWNNLDAPSLAAMAAALIYEPRRDEGQADERNLPHGPFRAAFDATGDLWSNLDDLERDKRLPGSNPLATGLCLGMYQWAKGGRLDNVLRETDLAAGDFVRWTKQTIDLLDQLSVVADSPVGATARKALDAIRRGIVAYSSVA, encoded by the coding sequence ATGACGACTGAACTGAGCCCCTCCGAGCGTTTCGCCCAGGCCAAGGCGAAGAAGAGCCTGCCGATCCTCGACGCCTTCGCCGACAAGCTGCCCATCGCACTCGACCCGTTCCAGCGCGAGGCGTGCGCGCTCGTCGAGCAGGGCAAGAGCGTGCTCGTCGCCGCGCCCACCGGCGCGGGCAAGACGATCATCGCCGAGTTCGCGATCTTCAAGGCCATGCAGGAGAGCAGGGCCAAGGTCTTCTACACGGCGCCGATGAAGGCGCTGAGCAACCAGAAGTTCCAGGAGCTCGTCGCCGAGTACGGCGCGGAGTCGGTCGGCCTGCTCACCGGCGACACCAACGTCAACTCGCAGGCGCGCATCGTCGTGATGACGACCGAGGTGCTGCGCAACATGCTCTACGCGAGCAGCGACCTGCTCACCAACCTCTCCTACGTCGTTATGGACGAGGTGCACTTCCTCGCCGACAAGTTCCGCGGCGCCGTGTGGGAGGAAGTAATCATCCACCTTCCCCGCTCGGTGCGCATGGTCTCGCTCAGCGCGACCGTCTCCAACGCCGAGGAGTTCGGCGACTGGCTGCAGGCCGTGCGCGGCGACACCGAGGTGATCGTCTCCGAGGAGCGACCCGTGCCGCTCGAACAGCACGTGCTCGTGCGCGGCAAGCTGCTCGACCTCTTCGACGCGGCCGGTGGGCCGAATGAAGCCAGATCGCGGATGCCGGCCGCCGTGTCGACGACCATCGCAGAGCCGGTCGCGATCGCTCCCACCGTGGCCTACGGCGACCGTCCCGCGCGCAACCGCGGCACGAAACAGCACCCGGCCGCCCTGCCCGGGCTCACGACCACGCGCGTCAACCCCGAGCTGGTGCGGCTCTCGCACGGGGGCCCGCGCACGCCGGCCGGCCGCGGCGGGTTCGACGGCGGCGGCAAGCGCCACGAGGGTCGCGGTGGCAAGCAGAACCGCGGCGGCAACGGCGGCAACGGCAACGGCTTCGGCGGAAGCGGCGGGGGAGCCCGCACCGACCGCACCGCCCTCGTCGAACTGCTCGACTCGCGCAACCTGCTGCCGGCCATCTTCTTCGTCTTCAGCCGGGTCGGTTGCGACGCCGCCGTGCAACAGGTCTTGCGCGCCGGTGTGCGCCTCACCCAGAAGCACGAGCGCGACGAGATCCGCGCCATCGTGGAGGAACGCTGCCGCACCCTCCTCGACGAAGACCTCGGCGTGCTCGGCTACTTCGAGTGGCTCGACGGCCTCGAGCGGGGCGTCGCCGCCCACCACGCCGGCATGCTCCCGGCCTTCAAGGAGGTCGTCGAGGAGCTGTTCCGCAAGAAGCTCGTGAAGGTGGTGTTCGCCACCGAGACGCTCGCGCTGGGCATCAACATGCCCGCCCGCACGGTGGTGCTCGAGAAGCTCGAGAAGTTCAACGGCGAGGCGCGCGTGCCGATCACGTCGGGGGAGTTCACCCAGCTCACCGGTCGTGCCGGCCGCCGTGGCATCGACGTCGAGGGCCACTCGGTCATCCAGTGGGCCGACGGTCTCGACCCGCAGGCGGTCGCGTCGCTCGCGTCGCGCCGCACGTACCCGCTCAACTCGAGTTTCAAGCCCACCTACAACATGGCCGTCAACCTCATCGACCAGTTCGGCCGGCAGCGCACGCGCGAGATCCTCGAGTCGAGCTTCGCGCAGTTCCAGGCCGACCGCGCCGTCGTCGACCTCGCCCAGAAGGTGCGCAGCCAGCAGGAGTCGCTCGCCGGCTACCAGAAGTCGATGACGTGCCACCTCGGCGACTTCGCCGAATATTCGACGATCCGCCGCGAGCTGAGCGACCTCGAGAAGAAGGGCGCCGGCCGCAGCGACTACTCGAGTCGCGGCGAACGCGAGAAGCGGCAGAACCAGCTCAATTCGCTCCGCAAGCGCCTCAAGCTGCACCCGTGCCACCTCTGCCCCGACCGCGAGAACCACGCCCGCTGGGCCGAGCGGTACTGGAAGCTCAAGAAGCAGACCGACCAGATCACGGCCGAGATCCGCACGCGCACGGGCGCCGTCGCCAAAGTGTTCGACCGGGTCACCGATGTGCTGACGATTCTGGGCTACCTCGAGTCGGACGCGAACGGCCGGGTCGTGCTCGCGCCCGCGGGCCGGATGCTGCGTCGCATCTACGGTGAACGCGACCTGCTGGTCGCGGAGTCGCTGCGACTCGGACTGTGGAACAACCTCGACGCGCCCTCGCTCGCGGCCATGGCCGCGGCCCTCATCTACGAACCCCGCCGCGACGAGGGCCAGGCCGACGAGCGCAACCTGCCGCACGGTCCGTTCCGCGCCGCGTTCGACGCCACCGGCGACCTGTGGAGCAACCTCGACGACCTCGAGCGCGACAAGCGTCTACCCGGAAGCAACCCGCTCGCCACTGGCCTGTGCCTCGGCATGTACCAGTGGGCCAAGGGCGGCCGCCTCGACAACGTGCTCAGGGAGACCGACCTCGCGGCGGGCGACTTCGTGCGCTGGACTAAGCAGACGATCGACCTCCTCGACCAGCTCTCGGTCGTCGCCGATTCGCCCGTCGGTGCCACCGCGCGTAAGGCTCTCGACGCGATCCGACGCGGAATCGTCGCTTACAGTTCCGTCGCCTAG